From Arcobacter lacus, one genomic window encodes:
- a CDS encoding polysaccharide deacetylase family protein, with amino-acid sequence MIEQNKTYLKNRGFIFFVLFFLFTNLYSNSTNSNEYEELKKSINIKYKNQIPKEWKENATGVKTKLKTKEKVLAITMDACGSLYGMQYDKDLILFLEKEQIPATLFINARWIDKNLEDFKVLANNTLFEIANHGLLHKPASVNGKSIYKISGTKNIDELIDEIELNARKIESITQKRPKYFRSGTAYYDEIAVKIANDLNHEVIGFSILGDAGATFSAKKVEETFLKAKGGEIIIVHFNHPNSGTRAGMINAIKELKNKGFKFVKLSDYSLE; translated from the coding sequence ATGATAGAACAAAATAAAACTTATTTGAAAAATAGAGGATTTATTTTCTTTGTATTATTCTTTTTATTTACAAATTTATATTCTAATTCTACAAATTCTAATGAATATGAAGAGTTAAAAAAATCTATAAATATAAAATATAAAAATCAAATTCCAAAAGAGTGGAAAGAAAATGCAACGGGAGTTAAAACAAAATTAAAAACAAAAGAAAAAGTTTTAGCAATAACAATGGATGCTTGTGGAAGTTTATATGGAATGCAATATGATAAAGATTTGATATTATTTTTAGAAAAAGAGCAAATTCCTGCAACACTTTTTATAAATGCAAGATGGATAGATAAAAATTTAGAAGATTTTAAAGTTTTAGCAAATAATACTCTTTTTGAAATAGCAAATCATGGATTACTTCATAAACCAGCTTCAGTAAATGGAAAATCTATTTATAAGATTTCTGGAACAAAAAATATTGATGAATTAATTGATGAAATTGAATTAAATGCCAGAAAAATTGAATCAATTACACAAAAACGCCCTAAATATTTTCGTTCAGGAACTGCTTATTATGATGAAATTGCTGTAAAAATAGCAAATGACTTAAACCATGAAGTCATTGGTTTTTCAATTTTAGGAGATGCTGGAGCAACATTTAGTGCAAAAAAAGTTGAAGAAACATTTTTAAAAGCAAAAGGTGGAGAAATAATAATCGTACACTTTAATCATCCAAATTCAGGAACAAGAGCTGGTATGATAAATGCAATAAAAGAGTTAAAAAATAAAGGTTTTAAATTTGTTAAATTATCAGATTACTCTTTAGAGTAA
- the nhaA gene encoding Na+/H+ antiporter NhaA has protein sequence MVKKYKVIDNFISKEALSGILLLFVTLFAIIVANSSLGDIYFNLWDKPLGVAIGDFIISMPLRLWINDGLMALFFLMVSLEIKRELLIGELASVSRAMFPFVASLGGMIVPASIYIALNPDNFIGFGIPMGTDTAFAIAMLILLGKRVNTALKLFLVALAVIDDLGAIIVVATVYTSELKLEYFLHAAFVYGLIWLLNYFDVKKLSFYLFLGIFLWIFIHETGVHATIAGVLLAFAIPISSRMNEKKFIEKTKADLEEFERCMDDKPILNHRQINALEGIAYGYDRVQNPLIRLEHDLHGFSAFFIMPIFAFSNAGVLLDFSTVWTNWMIVLGVALGLLVGKPLGIFGFTYAATKLNIIKKPKNISWFEIISVGFIAGIGFTMSIFIANLAFIDEDTISAIKIGIFTASFMATVIGMILISINYKFKISKA, from the coding sequence ATGGTAAAAAAATATAAAGTAATAGACAATTTTATCTCAAAAGAAGCCTTAAGTGGTATATTACTTTTATTTGTAACCTTATTTGCCATAATTGTTGCTAATTCTAGTTTAGGTGACATTTATTTTAATTTGTGGGATAAACCTTTAGGTGTTGCAATAGGTGATTTTATTATATCAATGCCTCTTCGCCTTTGGATAAATGATGGTTTAATGGCGCTATTTTTCCTTATGGTGAGTCTTGAAATAAAAAGAGAGTTACTAATAGGAGAGCTTGCAAGTGTTTCAAGAGCGATGTTTCCTTTTGTTGCTTCTTTAGGTGGAATGATAGTTCCAGCTTCAATTTATATTGCATTGAATCCAGATAATTTTATTGGTTTTGGAATCCCAATGGGAACTGATACTGCTTTTGCCATTGCTATGCTAATATTACTTGGAAAAAGAGTAAATACTGCACTTAAATTATTCCTTGTTGCTCTTGCTGTTATAGATGATTTGGGTGCAATTATAGTTGTTGCAACTGTTTATACAAGTGAATTAAAATTAGAGTATTTTTTACATGCGGCTTTTGTTTATGGCTTAATTTGGCTTTTGAACTATTTTGATGTAAAAAAACTTTCTTTTTATTTATTTTTAGGTATTTTTTTATGGATATTTATCCATGAAACAGGAGTTCACGCGACAATTGCAGGAGTTTTATTGGCTTTTGCTATTCCTATTAGTTCAAGAATGAATGAAAAAAAATTTATAGAAAAAACTAAAGCTGATTTAGAAGAGTTTGAAAGATGTATGGATGATAAACCAATATTAAATCATAGACAGATAAATGCTTTAGAAGGAATTGCATATGGATATGATAGAGTTCAAAATCCACTTATCAGATTAGAACACGATTTACACGGTTTTTCAGCATTTTTTATTATGCCAATATTCGCATTTTCAAATGCAGGAGTTTTATTGGATTTTTCTACTGTTTGGACAAATTGGATGATAGTTTTAGGTGTAGCACTAGGATTATTAGTAGGAAAACCTTTGGGAATTTTTGGATTTACATATGCTGCAACAAAGTTAAATATCATAAAAAAACCAAAAAATATCTCTTGGTTTGAAATAATATCTGTTGGATTTATTGCTGGTATTGGATTTACAATGTCTATATTTATTGCGAATTTAGCATTTATTGATGAAGATACTATTTCTGCTATAAAAATAGGAATATTCACTGCTTCATTTATGGCGACAGTTATAGGAATGATATTAATTTCTATAAATTATAAATTTAAAATATCTAAAGCATAA
- a CDS encoding Sua5 YciO YrdC YwlC family protein has product MDSALVYLVQTDTTVGFSSSNDEKLSAIKKRPNSKKILNTVDTFFTLNKNTRVPKNFRKLVRNSKKTTFIYPNLNSFRVVSKDCKFYDFISKFSVLYSTSANETTKNFEINYASKNADVIVENADGFYETTASSIIKLSKKRFKKLR; this is encoded by the coding sequence ATGGATTCAGCTCTAGTTTATCTAGTTCAAACAGATACAACAGTGGGTTTTTCATCATCAAATGATGAAAAACTCTCAGCTATCAAAAAAAGACCAAATTCAAAAAAGATTTTAAATACAGTTGATACTTTTTTTACTTTAAATAAAAATACAAGAGTTCCAAAGAATTTTAGAAAACTTGTTAGAAATAGTAAAAAAACTACTTTCATATATCCAAATTTAAACTCTTTTAGAGTTGTAAGTAAAGATTGTAAATTTTATGATTTTATTTCAAAATTTTCTGTACTTTATTCTACTTCTGCAAATGAAACAACAAAAAATTTTGAGATAAATTATGCTTCAAAAAATGCCGATGTAATAGTAGAAAATGCCGATGGTTTTTATGAAACAACTGCTTCTTCTATAATAAAACTTTCTAAAAAAAGATTTAAGAAATTACGATAA
- a CDS encoding EamA family transporter, with the protein MSSLAISLLSSLLVGFYIKSLKISFKKDLFIFIFSNYLTAIFLSYFLFHIQIQKINFELYNYKLIAITGFLLPTILYFLNKSLETSGLARTDIFQRLSLIIPIILSFVLFGEHFSYNKAIVIVLAFISIFLILGNKGANSSFKNIYYLFAVFLGYGIVDTLFKQIAINKSADFITTLFLIFICSAIVSLFYIFIFKGKINFKYFFLGIFFGILNFSNIYFYIKAHKAFAQSPTLVFITMNLGVIIGGTLIGRFYFKEKLYKSTIYGIFLAISSIILLALIQLKIW; encoded by the coding sequence ATGAGTTCTTTAGCTATTAGTTTATTATCATCTTTATTAGTGGGTTTTTATATAAAATCCTTAAAAATTAGCTTTAAAAAAGATCTTTTTATATTTATTTTTTCAAACTATCTTACTGCAATATTTTTATCTTATTTTTTATTTCATATTCAAATACAAAAAATAAATTTTGAACTTTATAATTATAAACTTATAGCTATTACTGGTTTTTTATTACCAACAATTTTATATTTTTTAAATAAATCTTTGGAAACTTCAGGACTTGCAAGAACAGATATTTTTCAAAGATTATCTTTGATAATACCAATAATTCTAAGTTTTGTACTTTTTGGTGAACACTTTTCGTATAATAAAGCAATAGTAATTGTTTTAGCTTTTATAAGTATTTTTCTTATTTTAGGAAATAAAGGTGCAAATAGTAGTTTTAAAAATATATATTATTTATTTGCTGTATTTTTAGGATATGGAATCGTCGATACTTTATTTAAACAAATAGCTATAAATAAATCAGCAGATTTTATCACAACTTTATTTTTAATTTTTATTTGTAGTGCGATAGTTTCTCTATTTTATATATTTATTTTTAAAGGTAAAATCAATTTTAAATATTTCTTTTTAGGAATATTTTTTGGAATATTAAACTTCTCAAATATCTATTTTTATATAAAAGCACATAAAGCTTTTGCTCAAAGTCCTACTTTAGTTTTTATTACAATGAATTTAGGAGTTATTATAGGTGGGACTTTAATTGGAAGATTTTATTTCAAAGAAAAACTTTATAAAAGTACAATTTATGGTATATTCCTTGCTATTTCTTCTATAATTTTATTAGCTTTAATACAATTAAAAATATGGTAA
- the xseB gene encoding exodeoxyribonuclease VII small subunit: MKENLEKVNFEDKISNAKEFLEKLSNPEITLSDSIKLYKDGIKELEVAQKLLDEAKLVFSVESKD, from the coding sequence ATGAAAGAAAATTTAGAAAAAGTAAATTTTGAAGATAAAATCTCAAATGCAAAAGAGTTTTTAGAAAAACTTTCAAATCCTGAAATTACACTTAGCGATTCTATAAAACTTTATAAAGATGGTATAAAAGAGCTAGAAGTTGCACAAAAACTTCTTGATGAAGCAAAACTTGTTTTTTCAGTAGAAAGCAAAGATTAG
- the brnQ gene encoding branched-chain amino acid transport system II carrier protein codes for MLKQNKLTKDILILGFAIFSMYFGAGNIIFPPYLGLSSTNDWGIAFVSYFIADIGFATLAMFALLKVGGHIEYLTHKIGTIAGVLLTSSIILSIGPLIALPRTGATTYEMLVVPFFGDNLTNSIITSIIYYGLILIFTLKPTTMIEILGKFLTPTLFIGLIIVIIKGIITPFGDVSSVQSSKNVIFEGMLAGYQTLDVLAALAFGIIIIKAVSDKGEYESPILRYKLIGYASIVAAIFIFIIYFGLTYLGATTSTTYTVDIERASLLNNIIFHLFGSAGNLLLGIIVFLACFTTGSALTSLTAEYFSKLSHRRISYTTLIFVVTIFSIIITNIGLEFIISFASPILAVVYPGAIVLVILIFFEKSIKNDNIYKFASFGAMGFSLLEVISEKTLHIEFLSKLPLFEYGFSWILVSIIFGIIGAFIPQKDNL; via the coding sequence ATGCTTAAACAAAATAAACTTACAAAAGATATTCTAATTTTAGGTTTTGCTATATTTTCTATGTATTTTGGTGCAGGAAATATTATATTTCCTCCATATTTAGGACTTAGTTCTACAAATGATTGGGGAATTGCATTTGTATCATATTTTATTGCTGATATTGGATTTGCTACTTTAGCAATGTTTGCGTTACTTAAAGTTGGTGGACATATTGAATATTTAACTCACAAGATAGGAACAATTGCTGGAGTTTTATTAACATCTTCGATAATTTTATCTATTGGTCCATTAATTGCACTTCCAAGAACAGGTGCTACAACTTATGAAATGTTAGTTGTTCCATTTTTTGGAGATAATCTAACAAATTCTATAATAACATCTATTATTTATTATGGTTTAATATTGATTTTTACATTAAAACCAACAACAATGATAGAGATTTTAGGGAAATTTTTAACACCAACTCTTTTTATTGGTTTAATTATTGTAATAATTAAAGGAATAATAACTCCTTTTGGAGATGTTTCTTCTGTACAATCATCTAAAAATGTTATTTTTGAAGGAATGTTAGCAGGTTATCAAACTTTAGATGTTTTAGCTGCATTAGCTTTTGGAATTATCATAATAAAAGCAGTTTCAGATAAAGGAGAATATGAATCTCCTATTTTAAGATATAAATTAATAGGATATGCTTCTATTGTTGCAGCGATATTTATATTTATAATTTATTTTGGATTGACATATTTAGGAGCTACAACTTCTACAACTTATACAGTAGATATAGAAAGAGCTTCTTTATTAAATAATATAATTTTTCATCTATTTGGAAGCGCTGGAAATTTACTTTTAGGAATAATTGTTTTTTTAGCTTGTTTTACAACTGGTTCTGCACTTACTAGTTTAACTGCTGAATATTTCTCAAAACTTTCTCATAGAAGAATTTCTTATACGACTTTGATTTTTGTTGTTACAATATTTAGCATAATAATTACAAATATTGGGTTAGAGTTTATTATCTCTTTTGCATCTCCTATTTTAGCTGTTGTTTATCCTGGTGCAATAGTTTTAGTTATTCTAATATTTTTTGAAAAAAGTATCAAAAATGATAACATTTATAAATTTGCGAGTTTTGGAGCAATGGGATTTTCTCTTTTAGAAGTTATCTCTGAAAAAACTTTACAT
- the carB gene encoding carbamoyl-phosphate synthase large subunit has protein sequence MPKREDIKSILLIGSGPIVIGQACEFDYSGTQATKTLKELGYRVVLINSNPATIMTDPEFADKTYIEPITEEVVAKIIEKENIDAILPTMGGQTALNVATSMYEKGMLEGIKFLGAHPDSIKKGEDRHLFNEAMKKIGMDLPKSANAYTLEEAIKVAKEIGFPVISRASFTLAGGGSGVAYNMEEFKVLAASGIEASPINEIEIMESMLGWKEYEMEVIRDRNDNCIIVCSIENLDPMGVHTGDSITVAPALTLTDKEYQDMRNASFAILREIGVDTGGSNVQFSICPNTGRMIVIEMNPRVSRSSALASKATGYPIAKVATLLAVGFTLDEITNDITGTAASFEPVIDYIVTKVPRFTFEKFPKADSTLTTSMKSVGEAMAIGRTFNESIQKALCSMETGLVGFDRILDKDLDFIKKEIRRPNDKRLLYLMEGMRQGLSNEEIFELSKIDPWFLTKFREIHDLEKSIDSSILTNADFMRKVKSNGFSDKMIANLIGKTEEDIYLARKTLDVDFEYNEVDTCAAEFKALTPYLYSTTNVTKLPKIDKTESTDKKVMIIGGGPNRIGQGIEFDYCCVHASFALNEMGVKTIMYNCNPETVSTDYDTSDILYFEPIDFEHVRSVVEKENPDGVIVHFGGQTPLKLANALTKAGAKIIGTTAEVIDLAEDRKKFSAFVEKIGLLQPENGTAVEVTEAIEIAEKIGYPVLVRPSFVLGGRGMKIVYSTDELKQYMDEAVSVSNDAPVLIDKFLDRAIELDVDCISDGKEVYIGGIMQHIEEAGIHSGDSACSLPPVSISDDLIKELETKTKEMALGLGVVGLMNTQYAIHKGQIYLIEVNPRASRTVPFVSKATGMPLAKVATRVMWGESLRNALAVYDKNIVFEDNNVLKPRLKNHVAVKEAVFPFNKLNGADLLLSPEMKSTGEVMGISDNFGMAFAKSQSAAKNKLPKKGKVFISLCDLDKEFAPSIAQGLTENGFTVVATGGTHKIIEEAGIDCEKVLKVSEGRPNITDLLTNGDIAMAINTSGDQESSKDDGKEIRRAVLRMNVPYFTTVAAAFAAVEAIKVLKTNDVSTPKSIQEFLEN, from the coding sequence ATGCCAAAAAGAGAAGATATAAAATCTATTTTACTTATTGGTTCTGGACCAATTGTTATTGGTCAAGCGTGTGAGTTTGACTACTCAGGAACTCAAGCTACAAAAACGCTAAAAGAACTTGGATATAGAGTTGTTTTAATTAATTCAAATCCAGCTACAATCATGACTGATCCAGAATTTGCTGATAAAACATATATTGAACCAATTACAGAAGAAGTTGTTGCAAAAATAATTGAAAAAGAGAATATTGATGCTATTTTACCTACTATGGGAGGACAAACAGCATTAAACGTTGCTACTTCTATGTATGAAAAAGGGATGCTTGAAGGTATCAAGTTTTTAGGAGCACATCCTGATTCTATTAAAAAAGGTGAAGATAGACATCTTTTTAATGAAGCTATGAAAAAAATTGGTATGGATTTACCAAAAAGTGCAAATGCTTATACTTTAGAAGAAGCTATAAAAGTGGCAAAAGAGATTGGATTCCCTGTGATTTCAAGAGCTTCATTTACTCTTGCTGGTGGAGGGAGTGGAGTTGCTTATAATATGGAAGAGTTTAAAGTTCTTGCTGCATCTGGAATTGAAGCATCTCCAATAAATGAAATTGAAATTATGGAATCTATGCTTGGATGGAAAGAGTATGAAATGGAAGTTATCAGAGATAGAAATGATAACTGTATTATCGTATGTTCTATTGAAAACTTAGATCCAATGGGAGTTCATACAGGAGATTCTATAACTGTTGCTCCTGCTCTTACTCTTACAGATAAAGAGTATCAAGATATGAGAAATGCATCTTTTGCAATTTTAAGAGAAATTGGAGTTGATACAGGTGGATCAAATGTACAATTTTCTATTTGCCCAAATACAGGAAGAATGATTGTAATTGAGATGAACCCAAGAGTTTCAAGATCTTCTGCACTTGCATCTAAGGCAACTGGTTATCCAATTGCAAAAGTAGCAACACTTTTAGCTGTTGGATTTACACTTGATGAAATCACAAATGACATTACTGGAACTGCTGCTTCTTTTGAACCTGTAATTGATTATATAGTTACAAAAGTTCCAAGATTTACTTTTGAAAAATTCCCTAAAGCTGATTCAACTTTAACAACTTCTATGAAATCTGTTGGTGAGGCAATGGCTATTGGAAGAACATTTAATGAATCTATTCAAAAAGCACTTTGTTCAATGGAAACTGGTCTTGTAGGATTTGATAGAATTTTAGATAAAGATTTAGACTTTATTAAAAAAGAGATTAGAAGACCAAATGATAAAAGACTTTTATACCTAATGGAAGGTATGAGACAAGGTTTATCAAATGAAGAAATTTTTGAATTATCAAAAATTGACCCTTGGTTTTTAACTAAATTTAGAGAGATCCATGATTTAGAAAAATCAATAGATTCATCAATTTTAACAAATGCTGATTTTATGAGAAAAGTAAAATCAAACGGATTTTCTGACAAAATGATTGCTAATTTAATAGGTAAAACTGAAGAAGATATCTATCTGGCAAGAAAAACTTTAGATGTTGATTTTGAATACAATGAAGTTGATACTTGTGCTGCTGAATTTAAAGCTTTAACTCCATATTTATACTCAACTACAAATGTAACAAAACTTCCAAAAATAGATAAAACTGAATCAACTGATAAAAAAGTTATGATTATTGGTGGAGGACCAAATAGAATAGGGCAAGGTATTGAGTTTGACTATTGTTGTGTTCACGCTTCATTTGCTTTAAATGAAATGGGTGTAAAAACTATAATGTATAACTGCAATCCTGAAACTGTTTCTACAGATTATGATACTTCTGATATTTTATATTTTGAACCAATTGATTTTGAACATGTAAGAAGTGTAGTTGAGAAAGAGAATCCAGATGGTGTTATCGTACATTTTGGTGGACAAACTCCATTAAAACTTGCAAATGCTTTAACAAAAGCTGGAGCAAAAATCATAGGAACTACTGCTGAAGTTATTGATTTAGCTGAAGATAGAAAAAAGTTCTCTGCATTTGTTGAAAAAATCGGTTTATTACAACCAGAAAATGGAACAGCTGTTGAAGTTACTGAAGCGATAGAAATTGCTGAAAAAATCGGTTATCCAGTATTAGTTAGACCATCATTTGTACTTGGTGGAAGAGGTATGAAAATAGTTTATTCAACAGATGAATTAAAACAATATATGGATGAAGCAGTATCAGTTTCAAATGATGCACCAGTTTTAATAGATAAATTCCTTGATAGAGCAATTGAACTTGATGTTGATTGTATAAGTGATGGAAAAGAAGTTTATATTGGTGGAATTATGCAACATATTGAAGAAGCTGGAATTCACTCAGGTGACTCTGCTTGTTCATTACCTCCTGTTTCTATTAGTGATGATTTAATAAAAGAGTTAGAAACTAAAACAAAAGAGATGGCTTTAGGTCTTGGTGTAGTTGGACTTATGAATACTCAATATGCAATTCATAAAGGTCAAATATATTTAATTGAAGTGAATCCAAGAGCTTCTAGAACAGTTCCATTTGTATCTAAAGCAACTGGAATGCCATTGGCAAAAGTAGCAACTAGAGTTATGTGGGGTGAAAGTTTAAGAAATGCACTTGCTGTTTATGATAAAAATATTGTTTTTGAAGATAATAATGTATTAAAACCAAGACTTAAAAATCACGTTGCTGTAAAAGAAGCTGTTTTCCCATTTAATAAATTAAATGGAGCTGATTTACTTTTAAGTCCAGAGATGAAATCAACTGGTGAAGTTATGGGGATTTCTGATAATTTTGGAATGGCATTTGCAAAATCTCAAAGTGCTGCTAAAAATAAACTTCCTAAAAAAGGAAAAGTATTTATCTCTTTATGTGATTTAGACAAAGAATTTGCTCCAAGTATTGCACAAGGTTTAACTGAAAACGGTTTTACAGTTGTTGCAACAGGTGGAACACATAAGATTATTGAAGAAGCTGGAATTGATTGCGAAAAAGTATTAAAAGTAAGTGAAGGAAGACCAAATATTACTGATTTACTTACAAATGGTGATATTGCAATGGCAATAAATACAAGTGGAGATCAAGAATCATCAAAAGATGATGGAAAAGAGATAAGAAGAGCAGTTTTAAGAATGAATGTTCCATACTTTACTACTGTTGCAGCTGCATTTGCTGCAGTTGAAGCTATCAAAGTTTTAAAAACAAATGATGTTTCAACTCCAAAATCGATTCAAGAGTTTTTAGAAAACTAA